One Chitinophagaceae bacterium C216 genomic window carries:
- the aas gene encoding Bifunctional protein Aas, with the protein MKFLRFLFTLYAAIIFVVLMLLIFPLVVIASLWGRIKGGNMIYRLCTFWADVWFALVCIRVKKIYQPGYRKTPRSIIVANHISYMDIPMLVKVFREPVRPLGKIEMTKVPIFGFIYKNAIVTVDRSDAAHRAASLKILRSILNKGISIFVFPEGTFNETHQPLKEFYNGAFKLAVETQTPIQPVLFLDTFDRMHYSSVFSLNPGISRVVFLDTVSVANKSMHTVKEEVFLAMEQALREYRATWIKG; encoded by the coding sequence ATGAAGTTTTTACGATTTCTTTTCACTTTATATGCCGCCATCATTTTTGTTGTATTGATGCTGCTAATTTTTCCCTTGGTGGTGATAGCAAGCCTTTGGGGGCGTATCAAGGGAGGGAATATGATTTACAGGCTTTGTACATTTTGGGCCGATGTGTGGTTTGCCTTGGTATGTATACGTGTCAAGAAAATATACCAACCAGGCTATCGCAAAACGCCAAGGAGTATTATTGTGGCTAACCATATTTCCTACATGGATATTCCTATGTTGGTGAAGGTATTTCGGGAGCCGGTGCGTCCACTAGGAAAAATTGAAATGACTAAAGTGCCCATTTTTGGATTTATTTATAAGAATGCCATCGTAACGGTAGATAGAAGTGATGCGGCACATCGTGCTGCCAGTCTGAAAATTTTGCGTTCTATTTTAAATAAAGGGATATCCATATTCGTATTCCCCGAGGGAACTTTCAATGAAACTCATCAACCATTAAAAGAATTTTACAACGGAGCATTCAAGCTAGCTGTAGAAACACAAACTCCTATACAACCGGTACTTTTTTTAGATACTTTTGATAGAATGCATTATAGCAGCGTGTTCTCTTTAAACCCGGGCATTAGTCGAGTTGTTTTTCTGGATACCGTTTCTGTTGCCAATAAAAGTATGCATACAGTAAAAGAAGAAGTATTTTTAGCAATGGAACAAGCCTTGAGAGAATATCGTGCAACATGGATTAAGGGTTAA
- the rpoB gene encoding DNA-directed RNA polymerase subunit beta, with protein sequence MSATSVQSRIDFGKIKHLAETPDLLEVQIQSFKEFFQLETTPDKRKNEGLFRVFKDNFPITDTRNIFVLEFLDYFIDPPRYTIEECMERGLTYAVPLKAKLRLSCNDEEHVDFQTIVQDVFLGNIPYMTPRGTFVINGAERVVVSQLHRSPGVFFGQSVHPNGTKIYSARVIPFKGAWMEFATDINNVMYAYIDRKKKFPVTTLLRAIGYETDKDILELFGMADEVPGDKKSLQAHIGKRLAARVLRTWVEDFVDEDTGEVVSIERNEIVMERDTVLDEEAIETIVDMGIDTVFVQREDVGGDYAIIYNTLNKDTSNSELEAVQFIYRQLRGADAPDNETARGIIDKLFFSDKRYDLGEVGRYKINRKLGIDVSLEQKTLTKEDIIEIIKYLVRLTNGKAEIDDIDHLSNRRVRTVGEQLYAQFGVGLARMARTIRERMNVRDNEVFTPVDLINARTLSSVINSFFGTSQLSQFLDQTNPLSEITHKRRISALGPGGLSRERAGFEVRDVHYSHYGRLCTIETPEGPNIGLISTLCVHAKINEMGFIETPYRKVENGKVDMKELKYLSAEEEDTAKIAQANAPIDDNGNFINDRVESRETGDFPVLDKSEVEYMDVAPNQIVGLSASLIPFLEHDDANRALMGSNMQRQAVPLLRPDVPIVGTGLESKAARDARIQIHAEGDGVVEYVDANEIHVRYERDVTQKLVSFEEDLKVYKLTKFIKTNQETCINLVPAVKKGQKVKAGDFLTEGYATRDGELALGKNLKVAFMPWKGYNFEDAIVISERVVKEDLFTSIHISEYELEVRDTKLGEEELTADIPNVSEEATKDLDENGIIRIGAQIKEGDILIGKITPKGESDPTPEEKLLRAIFGDKAGDAKDASLKAPNGVEGVVIGKKLFQRAKKDKNAKAREKAAMEKLEKVHEKNVQDLQNILLDKLGTLLENQVSAGVKNNFDEIVIGKGVKFTSKNLASIDYTNVNPLGWTNDEVINEQVNTLLHNYNIKYNEELGRYKREKFNISIGDELPAGVLKLAKVYLAVKRKLKVGDKMAGRHGNKGIVAKIVREEDMPFLEDGTPVDIVLNPLGVPSRMNLGQIYETVLGWAGQKLGVKFATPIFDGAEPHEIEEYCEKAGIPKFGHTYLYDGETGERFHQKATVGVIYMIKLHHMVDDKMHARSIGPYSLITQQPLGGKAQFGGQRFGEMEVWALEAYGASNILQELLTIKSDDIVGRAKTYESIVKGENIPRAGVPESFNVLVHELRGLGLDLTFE encoded by the coding sequence ATGTCTGCTACAAGCGTACAATCGAGAATTGATTTCGGAAAAATCAAACATTTAGCTGAAACACCTGATTTGCTCGAAGTTCAAATCCAATCTTTTAAAGAATTTTTTCAATTAGAAACTACTCCAGATAAGCGTAAGAATGAAGGGTTGTTCCGTGTGTTCAAGGATAACTTTCCGATTACCGATACCAGGAACATCTTCGTGCTGGAATTTCTGGATTACTTCATCGATCCGCCCCGTTACACCATCGAAGAGTGTATGGAGCGTGGATTAACTTATGCGGTTCCTCTGAAGGCTAAACTACGTTTGAGCTGTAATGACGAGGAGCACGTGGACTTCCAGACTATTGTTCAGGATGTATTCTTAGGTAATATTCCATATATGACCCCCCGCGGTACCTTTGTGATCAACGGTGCTGAGCGTGTGGTGGTTTCTCAGTTGCATCGTTCTCCCGGTGTATTCTTTGGTCAGTCTGTACACCCTAACGGTACTAAAATATATTCAGCTCGTGTGATTCCGTTTAAAGGAGCATGGATGGAGTTCGCTACCGATATTAATAACGTGATGTATGCTTACATCGATCGTAAAAAGAAATTCCCGGTAACGACTTTATTACGTGCTATCGGTTACGAAACCGATAAGGATATTTTGGAGCTGTTTGGTATGGCTGATGAAGTTCCCGGAGATAAAAAATCGCTTCAAGCACATATCGGTAAACGCCTAGCCGCTCGTGTACTACGTACTTGGGTTGAGGACTTCGTGGATGAGGATACCGGAGAGGTGGTATCTATCGAGCGTAACGAAATTGTAATGGAGCGCGATACAGTATTGGATGAAGAAGCTATCGAAACCATTGTAGATATGGGAATCGATACTGTATTTGTACAAAGAGAAGATGTGGGCGGTGATTATGCCATCATTTATAACACTTTAAACAAAGATACTTCGAACAGCGAGCTGGAAGCGGTTCAGTTTATCTATCGTCAATTGAGAGGTGCTGACGCTCCGGATAACGAAACTGCTCGCGGTATTATTGATAAATTGTTCTTTAGCGACAAGCGTTACGACTTAGGCGAAGTAGGTCGTTATAAAATTAACCGTAAACTGGGAATCGACGTATCGCTTGAGCAAAAAACACTTACTAAAGAAGATATTATCGAAATCATCAAATATCTGGTACGCCTTACCAATGGTAAAGCGGAGATTGATGATATCGACCACTTAAGTAACCGTCGTGTGCGTACCGTAGGAGAGCAGTTGTATGCTCAGTTTGGTGTAGGGTTGGCTCGTATGGCCCGTACCATCCGCGAAAGAATGAATGTACGTGACAACGAGGTGTTCACTCCTGTGGATCTGATCAATGCCAGAACACTTTCTTCTGTGATTAACTCTTTCTTCGGAACATCACAGTTGTCTCAGTTCTTGGATCAGACCAACCCATTATCCGAAATTACCCACAAACGCCGTATCTCAGCTTTGGGTCCAGGTGGTTTAAGCCGTGAGCGTGCAGGCTTCGAGGTGCGTGACGTACACTACTCACACTACGGTCGTTTGTGTACCATTGAAACTCCTGAAGGACCCAACATCGGTTTGATTTCTACACTTTGCGTTCATGCTAAGATTAACGAAATGGGCTTCATCGAAACCCCCTATCGTAAGGTAGAGAACGGAAAGGTAGATATGAAGGAGCTGAAATACTTGAGTGCTGAAGAAGAAGATACCGCTAAGATCGCACAGGCCAATGCGCCAATCGATGACAACGGTAATTTCATCAACGATAGAGTAGAAAGTAGAGAAACAGGAGATTTCCCTGTCCTGGATAAAAGCGAGGTGGAATACATGGATGTGGCTCCGAACCAAATTGTGGGTCTGAGCGCCTCCTTAATTCCGTTCCTTGAGCACGACGATGCCAACCGTGCACTGATGGGATCCAACATGCAGCGTCAAGCTGTTCCATTATTGCGCCCAGATGTACCTATTGTGGGTACCGGATTGGAAAGCAAGGCGGCACGTGATGCTAGAATCCAAATTCATGCAGAAGGTGACGGTGTAGTAGAATATGTGGATGCTAACGAAATTCATGTGCGTTACGAAAGAGATGTCACCCAAAAACTGGTAAGCTTCGAAGAAGATCTGAAAGTATACAAGCTCACCAAGTTTATTAAAACCAACCAAGAAACCTGTATCAACCTAGTGCCTGCTGTGAAGAAAGGACAAAAAGTAAAAGCGGGTGACTTCCTTACTGAAGGTTATGCAACTCGCGACGGAGAGCTGGCATTGGGTAAAAACCTCAAAGTGGCCTTCATGCCATGGAAAGGATACAACTTCGAGGATGCGATTGTGATTAGTGAGCGTGTGGTAAAAGAAGATCTCTTTACTTCTATCCACATTTCGGAATATGAGCTCGAAGTACGCGATACTAAGTTAGGAGAAGAAGAGCTGACAGCCGACATTCCTAACGTTTCTGAAGAAGCGACTAAAGACCTGGACGAAAACGGTATTATCCGTATAGGTGCGCAAATTAAAGAAGGTGATATCCTAATCGGTAAAATTACTCCTAAAGGAGAGAGCGATCCTACACCTGAAGAAAAACTGTTGCGCGCTATCTTTGGAGATAAAGCAGGAGATGCCAAAGACGCCTCGCTGAAAGCTCCAAACGGAGTAGAAGGTGTGGTAATTGGCAAAAAGCTGTTCCAGCGTGCTAAGAAAGATAAAAATGCTAAGGCCCGTGAAAAAGCGGCCATGGAAAAGCTGGAAAAAGTACACGAGAAGAATGTTCAGGATCTGCAAAACATCTTGCTAGATAAACTGGGCACTTTACTGGAAAATCAGGTTTCTGCCGGAGTGAAAAACAACTTCGACGAAATCGTGATTGGTAAAGGCGTGAAGTTTACTTCTAAAAACCTAGCTTCTATTGACTATACCAATGTGAACCCGCTAGGATGGACTAATGATGAAGTGATTAATGAGCAGGTGAACACATTGCTGCACAACTACAATATTAAGTATAACGAAGAGCTGGGTCGTTACAAGAGAGAGAAATTCAATATTTCTATCGGTGACGAGTTACCTGCCGGTGTGTTGAAATTGGCTAAAGTATATCTGGCCGTAAAACGTAAACTGAAGGTGGGTGATAAGATGGCGGGCCGTCACGGTAACAAGGGTATCGTAGCCAAAATCGTTCGTGAGGAAGATATGCCGTTCTTGGAAGACGGAACACCGGTAGATATCGTACTGAATCCGCTGGGGGTACCTTCTCGTATGAACCTCGGACAGATTTACGAAACCGTACTGGGTTGGGCCGGTCAGAAACTAGGCGTAAAATTCGCAACACCGATTTTTGACGGTGCTGAGCCTCACGAAATCGAGGAGTACTGCGAAAAAGCAGGTATTCCGAAATTCGGTCACACTTATTTGTATGATGGTGAAACCGGCGAACGCTTCCACCAGAAAGCAACCGTGGGTGTTATCTATATGATTAAACTGCACCACATGGTGGATGATAAGATGCACGCCCGTTCTATAGGACCATACAGCTTGATTACACAACAACCGTTGGGTGGTAAAGCACAGTTCGGTGGTCAGCGTTTCGGGGAAATGGAAGTGTGGGCATTGGAAGCTTACGGTGCATCCAACATCCTGCAAGAGTTGTTGACCATTAAGTCCGATGATATTGTGGGTCGCGCTAAGACATACGAAAGTATTGTGAAAGGTGAGAATATACCTCGCGCCGGAGTTCCTGAGTCGTTCAATGTATTAGTGCATGAACTGAGAGGATTGGGATTAGACTTAACTTTTGAATAA
- the mtaB gene encoding Threonylcarbamoyladenosine tRNA methylthiotransferase MtaB — MQGAKTVAFHTLGCKLNYSETSSLSRLMENEGFEKREFTDAADIYVINTCSVTENADKECRQLVRRIQRKAPASIIVITGCYAQLKPKEIAEIPGVDLVLGAAEKFNIVKHLREISKGDSAKICSCDIEDVTGFNASYSINDRTRTFLKVQDGCDYNCSFCTIPMARGKSRSDSIANVVKNAEALAASGVKEIVLTGINLGDFGKGPDGNGPIGLNQREENFYKLIQELDRVEGIERYRISSIEPNLLTNEIIEFVANSRRFMPHFHIPLQSGSNKVLGMMRRRYRRELYAERVGLIKQFMPHCAIGVDVIVGFPGEADEDFQETYNFLHELDITYLHVFTYSERDNTHALTQKPVVPMHVRHERNKILRNLSYMKSQYFEAQHAGQTRKVLFEHHNKNGMMEGYTDNYIRVTAPFKEEWANQIVEWTL, encoded by the coding sequence ATGCAAGGCGCGAAAACTGTAGCTTTTCACACATTAGGCTGTAAATTAAACTACTCTGAGACTTCCTCGTTGTCCCGCTTGATGGAAAATGAGGGGTTTGAGAAACGTGAATTTACGGATGCTGCCGACATATACGTAATTAATACCTGCTCGGTGACGGAAAATGCAGACAAGGAATGTCGGCAATTGGTACGCCGTATTCAGCGTAAAGCGCCAGCAAGCATTATCGTTATCACGGGTTGCTACGCACAATTAAAACCTAAAGAAATTGCTGAAATTCCGGGAGTAGACCTTGTATTGGGAGCCGCGGAAAAATTTAATATTGTTAAACATCTCAGAGAAATATCCAAAGGCGACTCGGCTAAGATATGCAGTTGCGATATTGAAGATGTCACCGGCTTTAATGCCTCCTACTCTATCAACGACCGCACGCGCACTTTTTTAAAAGTACAAGATGGATGCGATTATAACTGCTCTTTCTGTACTATACCCATGGCTCGTGGAAAGAGTCGTAGTGATAGTATTGCCAATGTGGTTAAAAATGCCGAAGCGCTGGCAGCTAGCGGAGTCAAGGAAATTGTACTTACGGGTATTAACTTAGGAGATTTCGGAAAAGGCCCTGATGGTAATGGTCCAATAGGACTCAACCAGCGTGAAGAAAATTTTTATAAACTAATTCAGGAACTGGATAGAGTTGAAGGAATTGAACGTTATCGTATTTCGTCTATCGAACCCAATCTGCTTACCAACGAGATTATAGAGTTTGTGGCTAACAGTCGTAGGTTTATGCCGCATTTTCACATTCCTTTGCAAAGCGGTAGTAACAAGGTTCTGGGAATGATGCGTCGTCGATATAGACGCGAATTATATGCAGAACGTGTAGGGCTTATTAAGCAATTTATGCCACATTGTGCTATTGGTGTGGATGTCATTGTAGGTTTTCCGGGAGAAGCCGATGAAGACTTCCAAGAAACTTATAATTTCCTTCACGAACTGGATATTACCTATTTGCATGTATTTACTTATTCTGAACGAGATAATACACACGCCCTCACGCAGAAACCGGTAGTACCTATGCATGTTCGTCACGAGCGAAATAAGATATTGCGCAATTTGTCCTATATGAAATCGCAGTATTTCGAGGCGCAACACGCCGGACAAACACGCAAAGTGTTATTCGAACACCATAATAAAAATGGTATGATGGAAGGTTATACCGATAACTACATCCGAGTTACCGCTCCTTTTAAAGAGGAATGGGCCAACCAAATCGTAGAGTGGACCTTATAA
- the rpoC gene encoding DNA-directed RNA polymerase subunit beta', whose translation MATKKDNRPKASFSRITISLASPDSILERSYGEVLKPETINYRTYKPERDGLFCERIFGPVKDYECACGKYKRIRYKGIVCDRCGVEVTEKKVRRERMGHIKLVVPVVHIWYFKSLPNKIGYLLGMSSKKLESIIYYERYVVIQPGVRADKGQNYGDLLTEEEYLDILDALPKDNQYLPDDDPQKFIAKMGAEAIHDLLQRIDLDQLSFDLRNAAATETSQQRKADALKRLSVVEAFRDANSRITNRPEWMVMQYIPVIPPELRPLVPLDGGRFASSDLNDLYRRVIIRNNRLKRLIEIKAPEVILRNEKRMLQEAIDSLFDNSRKSNAVKAEGGRALKSLSDVLKGKQGRFRQNLLGKRVDYSGRSVIVVGPELKIHECGLPKDMAAELFKPFIIRKLIERGIVKTVKSARKLVDKKEAVVWDILENILKGHPVLLNRAPTLHRLSIQAFQPKLIEGKAIQLHPLVTAAFNADFDGDQMAVHVPLSNAAILEAQLLMLASHNILNPQNGTPITLPSQDMVLGLYYLTKGKKSTDTEIVRGEGKVFYSAEEVIIAYNEKRVDLHAWIKVRAKVRKENGELKTQLIETTVGRVIFNQFVPEEVGFVNALLTKKNLREIIGDIIEITNVPKTAKFLDDIKQLGFRTAFEGGLSFSINDLIVPEIKQELLENAKSEVDEVWDNYNMGLITNNERYNQIVDIWSRVDTRLTETLIRELASDRQGFNSVYMMLDSGARGSKQQIKQLAGMRGLMAKPRKSGSTGSEIIENPILSNFKGGLNVLDYFISTHGARKGLADTALKTADAGYLTRRLVDVAQDVVITEEDCGTLRGISISALKDNEDIIEPLADRIEGRTSLHDVYHPLTDELIIEAGKEISPAIAKKIEDVGIESIEIRSVLTCESKRGCCVKCYGKNLASGYLAQKGDAVGIIAAQSIGEPGTQLTLRTFHVGGVAGSASVESTLTAKFDGVIQFDGVRSVITTNAEGEEVKVVIGRTGEVRIIDTKNDRLLITNNIPYGSTLMVKDGQKVSKGDVICSWDPYNNVIIAEVDGVLKFENVIEGVTYREEADEQTGHREKVVIETRDKTKIPSIIIEGKTSKSYNLPTGSHIMLEEGEEVKAGKVLVKIPRILGKVKDITGGLPRVTELFEARNPSNPAVVSEIDGVVTMGSVKRGNREIIVEAKDGVTRKYLVPLTRQILAQDGDFVKAGTPLSDGQVSPQDILSIQGPFAVQQYVVNEIQEVYRLQGVKINDKHIEVIVRQMMRKVSIVDPGDTRFLEDDLVDKFEFIEENDYIFDKKVVTDPGDSTKLRAGQIVSLRELREENSLLRRADKKLVEYRDARPATSAPTLLGITKASLGVQSWISAASFQETTKVLSAAAIQGKADEMLGLKENVITGHHIPAGTGLREFENMIVGSKEEYELLQTTREAMSFDEEE comes from the coding sequence ATGGCTACTAAAAAAGACAATCGTCCAAAAGCATCGTTTTCAAGAATTACAATTAGCTTAGCCTCTCCCGACTCTATTCTGGAAAGAAGCTATGGCGAAGTGTTAAAGCCTGAAACGATCAACTATCGTACTTATAAGCCGGAGCGCGATGGTCTATTCTGCGAAAGAATCTTTGGTCCGGTAAAGGACTACGAATGTGCTTGTGGTAAGTACAAACGTATACGCTATAAAGGAATTGTGTGCGACAGATGTGGTGTAGAAGTAACCGAGAAGAAAGTACGCCGTGAGCGTATGGGGCACATTAAATTGGTGGTGCCTGTAGTACACATCTGGTATTTTAAATCACTCCCTAACAAAATCGGTTACCTGCTGGGAATGAGCTCCAAAAAACTGGAGAGCATTATTTACTACGAACGCTATGTAGTAATTCAGCCGGGAGTACGAGCCGATAAGGGACAAAACTATGGCGACCTCTTAACAGAAGAGGAATATCTGGATATACTGGATGCTTTGCCCAAAGACAACCAGTATTTACCTGATGATGATCCTCAAAAGTTCATCGCCAAAATGGGTGCAGAAGCCATTCACGATTTGCTGCAGAGAATAGACTTAGACCAACTGTCTTTCGATCTGCGCAATGCTGCTGCCACCGAAACATCACAACAACGTAAGGCCGACGCATTGAAACGCTTAAGTGTAGTAGAGGCCTTCCGCGATGCTAACTCCAGAATTACCAACCGTCCTGAATGGATGGTGATGCAATACATCCCCGTAATTCCACCGGAGCTACGTCCGCTGGTTCCACTGGATGGTGGTCGTTTTGCCTCTTCAGACCTGAACGATCTATATCGTCGGGTAATTATTCGTAACAACCGTCTGAAACGTCTCATTGAAATCAAAGCTCCTGAAGTGATTCTGCGTAACGAAAAGCGTATGCTTCAGGAAGCGATCGATTCTCTGTTCGATAACAGCCGTAAATCCAATGCCGTAAAAGCAGAAGGTGGTCGTGCGCTGAAATCGCTTTCCGATGTGCTGAAAGGTAAACAAGGACGTTTCCGTCAGAACCTGCTGGGTAAACGTGTTGACTACTCAGGTCGTTCGGTAATCGTTGTAGGTCCCGAATTAAAAATTCACGAATGTGGTCTGCCAAAAGATATGGCGGCCGAGCTGTTCAAGCCGTTTATCATTCGTAAACTGATAGAAAGAGGTATTGTAAAAACCGTAAAATCGGCAAGAAAGCTGGTAGATAAAAAAGAAGCGGTAGTTTGGGATATCCTCGAAAATATTTTGAAAGGACATCCGGTTCTGCTCAACCGTGCCCCAACACTGCACCGTTTGTCGATCCAGGCGTTCCAGCCTAAATTGATTGAGGGTAAAGCTATTCAGCTGCACCCGCTGGTAACCGCCGCGTTTAACGCCGACTTCGATGGTGACCAGATGGCGGTGCACGTACCGCTAAGCAATGCGGCTATCCTAGAAGCACAGCTGCTGATGCTGGCTTCTCACAATATTCTTAACCCTCAGAACGGTACTCCTATCACACTACCTTCTCAGGACATGGTACTTGGTCTGTATTATCTGACTAAGGGTAAAAAATCTACCGATACTGAGATTGTGCGTGGAGAGGGTAAAGTGTTCTATTCCGCCGAAGAAGTAATTATCGCATATAACGAAAAGCGCGTAGATCTTCACGCTTGGATTAAGGTAAGAGCTAAAGTAAGAAAAGAAAACGGAGAGCTGAAGACCCAATTGATTGAAACCACAGTAGGTCGTGTGATCTTCAACCAGTTCGTACCTGAAGAAGTAGGTTTTGTAAATGCGCTATTGACTAAAAAGAACCTGCGTGAAATCATTGGTGATATTATCGAAATTACCAATGTTCCCAAAACGGCGAAATTCCTTGACGATATTAAGCAGTTAGGTTTCCGCACAGCGTTCGAAGGTGGTCTGTCGTTCAGCATCAACGACCTGATTGTTCCTGAAATTAAGCAAGAGTTGCTCGAAAATGCAAAAAGTGAAGTAGATGAAGTGTGGGATAACTATAACATGGGCTTGATCACCAACAACGAACGTTATAACCAGATAGTAGATATCTGGAGCCGTGTGGATACCCGCCTTACAGAAACACTGATTCGTGAACTGGCATCAGACAGACAAGGTTTCAACTCCGTATACATGATGCTGGATTCAGGAGCTCGTGGTTCTAAGCAGCAGATTAAACAGCTAGCCGGTATGAGGGGACTCATGGCTAAGCCTAGAAAATCTGGTTCTACCGGTTCAGAAATTATCGAAAACCCAATTCTGTCAAACTTTAAGGGTGGACTGAACGTATTGGATTACTTCATTTCTACACACGGTGCTCGTAAAGGTCTTGCGGATACAGCGTTGAAGACAGCTGATGCGGGTTATCTGACTCGTCGTCTGGTAGACGTAGCACAAGATGTGGTAATCACAGAAGAAGATTGTGGTACACTGCGTGGTATCAGCATCTCAGCTCTGAAAGACAATGAGGATATTATAGAACCATTAGCAGATAGAATTGAGGGCCGTACCTCATTGCATGATGTATATCATCCTCTAACTGATGAGCTGATCATTGAAGCTGGTAAGGAAATTTCTCCTGCCATTGCCAAGAAGATTGAAGATGTCGGTATTGAGTCTATTGAAATCCGTTCTGTACTGACTTGTGAAAGTAAACGCGGATGTTGTGTGAAGTGTTACGGTAAGAACCTGGCTTCTGGTTATCTAGCTCAAAAAGGTGATGCAGTGGGTATCATTGCTGCTCAATCCATCGGTGAGCCTGGTACTCAGCTTACACTTCGTACCTTCCACGTGGGTGGTGTGGCCGGTTCTGCATCTGTAGAATCTACATTAACGGCTAAGTTCGATGGTGTGATCCAGTTCGACGGGGTACGTTCTGTAATAACTACTAATGCTGAAGGAGAGGAAGTGAAAGTGGTGATTGGTCGTACCGGTGAAGTACGTATCATCGATACTAAGAACGATAGACTGCTCATCACCAATAACATTCCTTACGGTTCTACCCTTATGGTGAAAGATGGGCAGAAGGTGAGCAAAGGCGATGTGATTTGCTCTTGGGACCCCTACAATAACGTAATCATTGCTGAGGTAGATGGTGTACTGAAATTTGAAAACGTTATTGAAGGTGTTACATACCGTGAGGAAGCGGATGAACAAACTGGACACCGCGAAAAAGTGGTTATCGAAACCAGAGATAAAACTAAGATTCCTTCAATTATCATAGAAGGTAAGACTTCCAAATCTTACAACTTGCCTACCGGTAGCCATATCATGCTCGAAGAGGGCGAAGAAGTGAAAGCCGGTAAAGTGTTGGTAAAAATACCTCGTATCTTAGGAAAGGTAAAAGATATCACCGGAGGTCTGCCGCGCGTAACTGAGCTGTTTGAAGCTCGTAACCCAAGCAACCCTGCTGTAGTTTCTGAAATTGATGGTGTGGTAACAATGGGTTCTGTAAAACGTGGTAACCGTGAAATTATCGTTGAAGCTAAGGACGGCGTAACCAGAAAATATCTGGTTCCGTTGACCAGACAAATCCTAGCTCAAGATGGCGATTTCGTTAAAGCCGGTACTCCGTTAAGTGATGGTCAAGTTTCGCCTCAGGATATTTTATCCATCCAAGGTCCATTTGCGGTACAGCAATATGTGGTGAACGAAATTCAGGAGGTATACCGCTTACAGGGTGTGAAGATCAACGATAAACACATTGAGGTGATTGTGCGTCAGATGATGCGTAAGGTAAGCATCGTAGATCCGGGTGATACTCGCTTCCTCGAGGATGATTTGGTAGATAAATTCGAATTCATTGAAGAGAACGATTATATCTTCGACAAAAAGGTGGTAACAGATCCGGGAGATTCTACTAAGCTGCGTGCAGGACAAATCGTAAGCCTGCGCGAGTTAAGAGAAGAAAACTCACTGTTGCGCCGTGCAGATAAGAAACTGGTAGAGTATAGGGATGCAAGACCTGCTACTTCAGCGCCTACCTTGTTAGGTATTACTAAGGCTTCTCTGGGAGTACAAAGCTGGATCTCTGCAGCTTCGTTCCAAGAAACTACCAAAGTGCTTTCTGCTGCAGCTATTCAAGGTAAGGCCGATGAAATGCTGGGCTTGAAAGAAAATGTGATTACCGGTCACCATATCCCTGCAGGTACAGGATTGCGTGAGTTTGAGAATATGATTGTGGGCAGCAAAGAGGAATACGAGTTGTTACAAACAACCCGTGAAGCCATGTCTTTTGACGAAGAAGAGTAA